In Mercurialis annua linkage group LG5, ddMerAnnu1.2, whole genome shotgun sequence, a single genomic region encodes these proteins:
- the LOC126682925 gene encoding 50S ribosomal protein L27, chloroplastic has protein sequence MAATAISFNLIGSFKGLSLSSSSSFLKGDTASLNFPISRNSVSFPLRKAPLPLTIQMAHKKGAGSTKNGRDSPGQRLGVKIYGDQVAKPGAIIVRQRGTKFHPGKNVGLGKDHTIFSLIDGLVKFEKYGPDRKKISVYPREIQPENPNSYRARKRENFRLQRERKKARKEGYVAQPQLVLASNVDVSENNTTAC, from the exons ATGGCGGCAACAGCAATTAGTTTCAATTTAATAGGCTCATTCAAAGGATTATCATTAAGCTCTTCTTCTTCGTTTCTCAAAGGCGATACAGCCTCTCTCAATTTTCCTATTTCAAGAAACTCCGTTTCGTTTCCGTTAAGAAAAGCTCCGTTGCCGTTAACCATTCAAATGGCCCACAAGAAAGGAGCTGGTAGTACCAAGAACGGCCGTGATTCTCCCGGCCAACGTCTCGGCGTTAAGATTTACGGTGACCAAGTTGCTAAACCCGGTGCTATTATTGTTCGCCAGCGCGGCACTAAG TTCCATCCTGGGAAGAATGTGGGGCTCGGCAAGGATCACACCATTTTCTCATTGATTGATGGACTTGTAAAATTTGAGAAGTATGGACCGGACAGGAAAAAG ATAAGTGTTTATCCACGAGAAATTCAGCCGGAGAATCCCAATAGCTATCGGGCAAGGAAGAGGGAGAACTTTAGGCTGCAACGGGAACGCAAGAAGGCAAGAAAGGAAGGCTATGTTGCTCAGCCACAACTAGTACTTGCTTCCAATGTTGATGTTTCAGAAAACAACACCACGGCCTGCTGA
- the LOC126682926 gene encoding protein transport protein Sec61 subunit gamma: MEAIDSVFDPLREFSKDSIRLVKRCHKPDSKEFTKVAVRTALGFVVMGFVGFFVKLIFIPINNIIVGSG, from the exons ATGGAGGCAATCGACTCAGTGTTTGATCCACTCAGAGAATTTTCAAAGGACAGCATCCGCCTCGTCAAGCGCTGCCACAAACCCGATAGCAAAG AGTTCACAAAGGTGGCGGTTCGTACTGCGCTAGGATTTGTAGTGATGGGATTTGTTGGGTTCTTTGTCAAATTGATCTTCATTCCGATCAACAATATCATTGTTGGATCCGGTTAG
- the LOC126679956 gene encoding uncharacterized protein LOC126679956, which translates to MAMVVDLDTTGELGFPYWKPIRRRFEPESPFFSYGNIERELLAKQVALDLTQNENPQLKNLIDEDDREVFCPIVGCGARLTSLEAFEDHYNARHTASCSVCSRVYPTSRLLSIHVSEAHDSFFQAKVARGYPMYECLVEGCGLKFINYKSRQRHLMDKHKFPSTFEFLQKARSSKKARQKQQHKRSTPKNKEASSKMDVEGEALDGLISRSTPKNEEASSKMDVEGEALDGLISAVSRLSTSDSSPSSINFGRRHNRGLTFVPRAVQREKSTHKPQQREPAI; encoded by the exons ATGGCTATGGTAGTAGATTTAGATACAACAGGAGAGTTAGGGTTTCCGTACTGGAAACCAATTCGTCGACGTTTTGAACCTGAATCTCCTTTCTTTTCTTACGGCAACATCGAGAGAGAACTCCTCGCCAAACAG GTTGCTCTGGATTTGACTCAAAATGAAAATCCCCAGTTGAAGAATTTAATTGATGAAGATGACag GGAGGTTTTCTGTCCGATTGTTGGATGTGGTGCGCGCTTGACATCTTTGGAAGCCTTTGAAGATCATTATAATGCACGGCATACTGCTTCATGTTCAGTTTGCTCTAGAGTTTATCCAACTTCGCGCCTTTTAAGCATCCATGTATCTGAAGCTCATGATTCGTTCTTTCAGGCTAAAGTTGCACGGGGATATCCCATG TATGAATGCCTGGTGGAAGGATGTGGTCTAAAGTTCATCAACTACAAGAGTAGGCAACGGCATTTGATGGACAAGCATAAATTCCCAAGTACATTTGAATTCTTACAAAAGGCCCGGTCGTCCAAGAAAGCAAGACAGAAGCAGCAGCATAAACGGTCAACACCAAAGAACAAAGAAGCTTCAAGTAAAATGGACGTAGAAGGTGAAGCCCTTGATGGCCTCATATCACGGTCAACCCCAAAGAATGAAGAAGCTTCAAGTAAAATGGACGTAGAAGGTGAAGCCCTCGACGGCCTCATATCAGCTGTTTCGAGATTAAGCACCTCAGATTCATCTCCTTCTTCCATCAATTTTGGTCGTCGCCACAATCGTGGACTCACGTTTGTCCCTCGAGCTGTTCAGCGAGAAAAGAGCACACACAAACCGCAACAAAGAGAGCCAGCCATCTGA
- the LOC126681955 gene encoding uncharacterized protein LOC126681955 has protein sequence MVQTQSATPLKEKMRKKTTAKGKGKATVPVAKAKRKLVESEDSDFQDEIPDPKKQKTTLEASASSPKKKVPAKTVKKILKSDVIEISSRQQDLKLYSPYFEVEQYFTTRINHNVGADVISNIKSNLSDPQLSFFSDTCFGKFLKMKRYDLQCNLIHGLLLREVKQPCPYEMWVNVCGKILKFGLEEFVLVTGLNCTGESDKGKYSDLHSDLKAKYFTGLNKISKKSVEECFLLKRWDSDENAVKLAVLYFIELFLYNNKSERLVLNATFYLVDSGLFEQFAWGKDLFDCTIEFLKNRFKAMKSARSFKGLTDFH, from the exons ATGGTACAAACTCAAAGTGCCACTCCTTTGAAggaaaaaatgagaaaaaaaactACTGCAAAAGGCAAGGGAAAAGCAACAGTACCTGTTGCAAAAGCTAAAAGGAAATTAGTTGAATCAGAGGATTCTGATTTCCAAGATGAAATTCCTGATCcaaagaaacaaaaaacaacATTAGAAGCATCAGCAAGTTCTCCAAAG AAAAAAGTACCTGCAAAAACTGTTAAAAAAATACTGAAATCTGATGTTATTGAGATCAGTTCTAGACAACAAGATCTAAAG CTTTATTCTCCATATTTTGAGGTGGAACAGTATTTTACTACAAGAATCAATCACAATGTGGGTGCTGAtgtaatttcaaatattaaatcaaatttgtCTGATCCACAACTGTCTTTTTTTTCCGACACTTGCTTTGGGaaatttttaaagatgaagcGTTATGATTTGCAATGCAACTTGATTCATGGGCTGTTATTAAGGGAGGTGAAGCAGCCATGTCCATATGAGATGTGGGTTAATGTTTGTGGGAAGATACTGAAGTTTGGACTGGAGGAATTTGTCTTGGTTACTGGTTTGAATTGCACTGGAGAGTCTGATAAGGGTAAATATTCTGATTTACACAGTGATTTGAAAGCTAAGTATTTTACtggtttaaataaaatttctaagaaAAGTGTTGAAGAATGCTTTCTACTGAAAAGATGGGATTCTGATGAAAATGCGGTCAAGCTTGCTGTATTATATTTCATTGAATTATTTTTGTATAACAACAAGTCAGAGAGGTTAGTTTTGAATGCTACTTTCTACTTGGTTGATTCTGGGTTGTTTGAGCAATTTGCTTGGGGGAAAGATTTGTTTGATTGCACAATAGAGTTCTTGAAGAACAGGTTTAAGGCTATGAAATCTGCTCGGTCTTTTAAAGGCTTGACGGATTTCCATTAG
- the LOC126683460 gene encoding peroxidase 55 isoform X1 translates to MLVSGKLKKMETWKCFLLMTMMMIGRGEGQLVENFYSFSCPNVEAIVKLAVSAKFSQTFTTIPGTLRLFFHDCFVTGCDASVMISSPNGDAEKDADDNVSLAGDGFDTIVKAKQAVEAQCPQVVSCADIMALAARDVVVLAGGPSFPVELGRRDSLTSQASTVAKNLPDPDSTLSQLNTIFAKNNLTQIDMIALSGAHTLGFSHCNRFANRLYSFSPTSAVDPALDPDYAQQLMASCPKNVDPEIAIDMDPVTPRKFDNVYYQNLVAGKGLFTSDDVLFTDPSSKSTVIDFANGEGVFNAAFTTAMRKLGRVGVKTGEQGKIRTDCMIL, encoded by the exons atgttagtttcAGGCAAATTAAAGAAGATGGAGACATGGAAATGTTTTTTGTTGATGACGATGATGATGATCGGCAGAGGAGAGGGACAACTAGTTGAGAATTTCTACAGCTTTTCTTGTCCGAACGTGGAGGCTATAGTGAAGCTAGCAGTATCGGCCAAGTTCAGCCAGACTTTCACCACAATTCCGGGAACTCTCCGTCTGTTTTTTCATGATTGTTTTGTTACG GGCTGTGATGCGTCAGTTATGATCTCATCGCCAAATGGAGATGCAGAAAAAGACGCCGATGATAATGTGTCTCTGGCAGGAGATGGTTTCGACACCATTGTCAAAGCGAAGCAAGCAGTTGAAGCACAATGTCCCCAAGTTGTTTCTTGCGCTGACATTATGGCTCTTGCTGCCAGAGATGTTGTAGTCTTG GCCGGAGGTCCTTCATTTCCAGTAGAATTGGGGCGTCGCGACAGCTTAACTTCTCAAGCATCAACGGTGGCAAAAAATTTACCAGATCCAGACTCAACTCTTTCTCAACTAAACACAATTTTTGCTAAAAATAACCTTACACAAATCGACATGATCGCACTTTCAGGAGCTCATACATTAGGTTTCTCGCACTGCAATCGCTTCGCAAATCGCCTTTACTCGTTCTCTCCGACATCCGCGGTTGATCCTGCGCTTGATCCGGACTATGCACAGCAACTGATGGCTTCTTGCCCTAAAAATGTCGACCCGGAAATTGCTATAGATATGGACCCCGTAACACCGAGAAAATTTGATAATGTGTACTATCAGAATTTAGTTGCTGGCAAGGGTTTGTTTACGTCGGATGATGTGTTATTTACTGATCCGTCTTCGAAATCGACAGTCATTGATTTTGCGAATGGGGAAGGAGTTTTTAATGCGGCTTTTACGACCGCGATGAGAAAGCTTGGTAGAGTGGGAGTTAAGACCGGTGAACAAGGAAAAATAAGAACAGATTGTATGATTCtttga
- the LOC126683460 gene encoding peroxidase 55 isoform X2, whose amino-acid sequence METWKCFLLMTMMMIGRGEGQLVENFYSFSCPNVEAIVKLAVSAKFSQTFTTIPGTLRLFFHDCFVTGCDASVMISSPNGDAEKDADDNVSLAGDGFDTIVKAKQAVEAQCPQVVSCADIMALAARDVVVLAGGPSFPVELGRRDSLTSQASTVAKNLPDPDSTLSQLNTIFAKNNLTQIDMIALSGAHTLGFSHCNRFANRLYSFSPTSAVDPALDPDYAQQLMASCPKNVDPEIAIDMDPVTPRKFDNVYYQNLVAGKGLFTSDDVLFTDPSSKSTVIDFANGEGVFNAAFTTAMRKLGRVGVKTGEQGKIRTDCMIL is encoded by the exons ATGGAGACATGGAAATGTTTTTTGTTGATGACGATGATGATGATCGGCAGAGGAGAGGGACAACTAGTTGAGAATTTCTACAGCTTTTCTTGTCCGAACGTGGAGGCTATAGTGAAGCTAGCAGTATCGGCCAAGTTCAGCCAGACTTTCACCACAATTCCGGGAACTCTCCGTCTGTTTTTTCATGATTGTTTTGTTACG GGCTGTGATGCGTCAGTTATGATCTCATCGCCAAATGGAGATGCAGAAAAAGACGCCGATGATAATGTGTCTCTGGCAGGAGATGGTTTCGACACCATTGTCAAAGCGAAGCAAGCAGTTGAAGCACAATGTCCCCAAGTTGTTTCTTGCGCTGACATTATGGCTCTTGCTGCCAGAGATGTTGTAGTCTTG GCCGGAGGTCCTTCATTTCCAGTAGAATTGGGGCGTCGCGACAGCTTAACTTCTCAAGCATCAACGGTGGCAAAAAATTTACCAGATCCAGACTCAACTCTTTCTCAACTAAACACAATTTTTGCTAAAAATAACCTTACACAAATCGACATGATCGCACTTTCAGGAGCTCATACATTAGGTTTCTCGCACTGCAATCGCTTCGCAAATCGCCTTTACTCGTTCTCTCCGACATCCGCGGTTGATCCTGCGCTTGATCCGGACTATGCACAGCAACTGATGGCTTCTTGCCCTAAAAATGTCGACCCGGAAATTGCTATAGATATGGACCCCGTAACACCGAGAAAATTTGATAATGTGTACTATCAGAATTTAGTTGCTGGCAAGGGTTTGTTTACGTCGGATGATGTGTTATTTACTGATCCGTCTTCGAAATCGACAGTCATTGATTTTGCGAATGGGGAAGGAGTTTTTAATGCGGCTTTTACGACCGCGATGAGAAAGCTTGGTAGAGTGGGAGTTAAGACCGGTGAACAAGGAAAAATAAGAACAGATTGTATGATTCtttga
- the LOC126681956 gene encoding uncharacterized protein LOC126681956 — protein sequence MTTNELPVLNFFWDGTILSTPGGVDYVSGKSKLVELTSVVNFAQLQVVIRRVIGLKDADEIVKIYLRVPRFDEHGRFQKYDGFPMETDVHMETMWHDCADVDDCADVDDGDDFSDEDEEEEHFYGAVADDNEDDDDDDIGGENGDGTHGENVGGESEQNTDHFESRLPHEYTHQNVDDMCVNMNLWPKENAIWEAGKEFELGMVFSSRYVVQTCATSYHIATNKEYKSSQTTGKTIVLVCVNNDTCNWRLRASLLKGETDWMITRYNGPHQCSGQSMNQDHRNLRARQIAEHIDMQLHLQRDIRIKTLQEGIFQKLRVRPGYKKTWYAKEKAIANRFGQWDDSFKEICNFMTNVTVANRRTVWHATARELNSLAAQKANRVTVTRFATLKKQTA from the exons ATGACGACAAATGAGCTGCCAGTCCTAAATTTTTTTTGGGATGGTACAATATTATCGACTCCGGGTGGAGTTGATTATGTTTCCGGTAAATCAAAACTGGTTGAGCTGACGAGTGTAGTGAATTTTGCACAACTACAAGTCGTAATTAGAAGGGTAATTGGGCTGAAGGATGCTGACGAGATAGTGAAGATTTATCTACGAGTGCCTCGGTTCGATGAACATggaagatttcaaaaatatgatgGTTTTCCTATGGAGACAGATGTTCACATGGAAACAATGTGGC acgactgtgcggatgtagacgactgTGCAGATGTAGACGATGGTGATGATTTTAGTGATGAagatgaggaagaagaacactTCTACGGGGCCGTTGCTGATGACAacgaggatgatgatgatgatgacatcGGTGGTGAGAATGGAGATGGCACCCATGGTGAGAATGTCGGTGGTGAGTCGGAACAAAATACAGATCATTTTGAGTCACGCCTTCCTCATGAGTACACGCATCAGAATGTTGACGACATGTGTGTCAATATGAATCTGTGGCCTAAAGAAAACGCAATATGGGAAGCTGGCAAAGAGTTTGAATTGGGGATGGTTTTTAGTTCGAGGTATGTTGTCCAGACATGCGCGACGAGTTATCACATTGCAACTAATAAAGAATACAAGAGCAGTCAAACAACTGGTAAAACAATAGTTCTTGTGTGTGTGAACAATGACACTTGCAATTGGAGGTTGCGTGCGTCGCTTTTAAAAGGCGAGACAGATTGGATGATAACAAGATATAACGGCCCCCACCAATGCAGCGGCCAATCAATGAACCAAGACCATCGCAATTTAAGAGCGCGACAGATAGCTGAACACATCGACATGCAATTGCATCTGCAACGTGACATTAGGATTAAAACGCTTCAAGAGGGCATTTTTCAAAAACTGCGAGTTAGGCCTGGATACAAAAAAACTTGGTATGCCAAGGAAAAGGCTATTGCAAACAGGTTCGGACAATGGGACGACTCTTTCAAGGAGATTTGCAATTTTATGACGAATGTCACCGTTGCTAATCGCAGGACAGTCTGGCATGCTAccg CCAGGGAATTAAATTCTCTGGCTGCACAAAAAGCAAACCGTGTAACTGTTACGCGGTTTGCCACGTTGaaaaagcaaaccgcgtaa